In Corythoichthys intestinalis isolate RoL2023-P3 chromosome 4, ASM3026506v1, whole genome shotgun sequence, a genomic segment contains:
- the LOC130915471 gene encoding gastrula zinc finger protein XlCGF57.1, translating to MKVECVHLVDKATRDDVVVTFKIEDDQLSRDGTQDDLREDCTDGQNLDIRIKEEPHCLQISEVRCDAPSSPLEGTLDGHSLFKEEPGLDLQPGCDNEVDVKEEDIIKEEELQYEESQYGGQMEDDDEEDCTESSSEFFPCPHCDVSFTNLDFLEKHVKWVHQKEYLAELKKCFSDRDRNLIPEHVCSTCGITFSSKVYLRVHVKEAHPSAPPRRLHPCPTCARSFQYLKNLKNHCQRWHNMSVVIRAGHLCCMDCGKSFKATWGQGPHLCHAPNSESEEKPICLDVGVQCSECGKKLRTPQSLEDHMRTHTGDRPFVCKDCGRRFVERSSWRQHALIHTGEKPHKCQVCGKAFQRGHQLKCHLTTHSAKKEFSCSQCGKEFGLKASLNLHLRTHSSEKPFHCGVCAKRFNTRKNLLVHSKLHSGEKTHQCSDCGLKISDLGALKIHLRTHTGERPYHCTVCGNKFIRLAHLRNHQRTHTGERPYKCDQCDKSFTQSGDLVKHKRTHSGEKPFECPECHRRYTSSGDLGKHRRSHTNLRPYICQECGKSFRLSGHLKTHMLTHTGEKPFSCPNCLRRFARSHHLSGHIAKCR from the exons ATGAAGGTGGAGTGCGTGCACCTGGTAGACAAAGCGACGAGGGACGACGTCGTTGTTACGTTTAAAATTGAGGACGACCAGCTGTCACGTGACGGGACTCAGGACGACCTGCGGGAAGACTGTACCGATGGACAGAACCTCGACATCCGAATCAAGGAGGAGCCACACTGCTTGCAGATCAGCGAGGTCCGCTGTGATGCTCCCTCAAGTCCTTTAGAAGGGACACTCGATGGTCACAGTCTTTTCAAAGAGGAACCGGGCTTGGATCTTCAGCCGGGATGTGACAATGAAGTGGATGTTAAGGAGGAGGACATCATCAAAGAAGAAGAACTTCAGTATGAGGAGTCGCAATATGGAGGACAGATGGAGGATGATGATGAAGAGGACTGCACAG AGTCATCATCAGAGTTCTTCCCTTGTCCTCACTGTGATGTTTCCTTCACGAACCTGGACTTCCTGGAGAAGCACGTCAAGTGGGTCCACCAGAAGGAGTACCTCGCCGAACTCAAAAAATGCTTCTCCGACCGTGACCGAAACCTCATCCCTGAGCATGTTTGCTCCACCTGCGGAATCACCTTCAGCTCCAAAGTCTACCTGCGGGTCCATGTTAAAGAAGCCCACCCCTCGGCGCCGCCCCGACGGCTTCACCCCTGCCCGACGTGCGCACGCAGTTTCCAATACTTGAAGAACCTGAAAAACCACTGTCAGCGCTGGCACAACATGTCAGTGGTCATCAGAGCGGGGCATCTGTGCTGCATGGACTGCGGGAAGAGCTTTAAGGCCACATGGGGACAAGGACCCCATCTATGCCACGCACCGAACAGCGAATCTGAGGAGAAACCCATCTGTCTGGATGTGGGCGTGCAGTGCAGCGAGTGTGGCAAGAAGCTGCGCACGCCCCAGAGCCTGGAGGACCATATGCGTACCCACACGGGCGACCGGCCATTCGTCTGCAAGGACTGCGGCCGGCGCTTTGTGGAGCGCAGCAGCTGGCGCCAGCATGCTCTGATCCACACGGGCGAGAAGCCGCACAAGTGCCAAGTGTGCGGGAAGGCTTTCCAGAGAGGGCACCAACTTAAGTGCCACCTCACCACGCACTCGGCCAAGAAGGAGTTTTCCTGCAGCCAATGCGGAAAGGAATTCGGACTCAAAGCAAGTTTAAATCTCCATCTGAGGACACACTCAAGCGAGAAACCTTTCCACTGTGGGGTGTGTGCCAAGAGATTTAACACCCGCAAAAACCTGCTCGTCCACAGCAAGCTGCACAGCGGCGAGAAAACACACCAGTGCAGCGACTGTGGCCTTAAGATCAGCGATTTGGGAGCGCTCAAAATCCACTTGCGCACACACACCGGCGAGAGGCCCTACCACTGCACCGTGTGCGGCAACAAGTTCATCCGTCTGGCGCACCTGCGCAACCATCAGCGCACGCACACTGGCGAGCGGCCCTACAAGTGCGACCAGTGCGACAAGAGCTTCACGCAATCGGGCGATCTGGTGAAGCACAAACGCACTCATTCTGGGGAAAAACCCTTCGAGTGCCCCGAATGTCACCGGCGCTACACGTCTTCTGGCGACCTGGGCAAGCACCGCCGCAGTCACACCAATCTGCGGCCATATATATGTCAAGAATGCGGCAAGAGCTTCCGCCTGTCGGGCCATTTGAAGACTCACATGCTCACGCACACAGGCGAGAAGCCGTTCTCATGCCCTAACTGTCTGCGCAGGTTCGCTCGGTCCCACCACCTCTCCGGACACATCGCCAAGTGTCGCTAG